A genomic region of Arachis hypogaea cultivar Tifrunner chromosome 5, arahy.Tifrunner.gnm2.J5K5, whole genome shotgun sequence contains the following coding sequences:
- the LOC112801607 gene encoding sphinganine C4-monooxygenase 1, which produces MILGISDEMLGTFVPIIIYWVYSGIYVVLGLFSEDYRLHTKEDEDEKNLVSKGAVVKGVLLQQLVQAVVATLLFAVTGSDTQSDLNQNASLLAVARQFGTAMLVMDTWQYFMHRYMHHNKFLYKHIHSQHHRLIVPYSFGALYNHPLEGLLLDTIGGALSFLLSGMSPRASIFFFSFATIKTVDDHCGLWLPGNLFHVIFKNNTAYHDVHHQLYGNKYNYSQPFFVMWDRILGTYMPYTLEKRADGGFEARPCKDSKDD; this is translated from the exons ATGATTTTGGGGATTTCTGATGAGATGCTTGGGACTTTTGTCCCAATCATAATTTACTGGGTTTATTCGGGGATTTACGTTGTTCTTGGTTTGTTTTCTGAGGATTACCGCTTGCATACCAAGGAAGATGAAGATGAGAAGAATTTGGTGTCAAAGGGTGCTGTGGTTAAAGGAGTTCTCCTCCAACAGTTAGTTCAAGCGGTGGTTGCAACTCTCTTGTTTGCG GTGACAGGAAGCGATACCCAAAGTGATTTGAATCAGAATGCTTCCCTCCTTGCTGTGGCCCGGCAATTTGGTACTGCTATGTTGGTAATGGACACATGGCAATATTTCATGCATAGGTACATGCATCACAACAAGTTCCTATACAAGCATATTCACTCCCAACATCACAGACTCATTGTACCTtactcatttggagctttgtacaATCACCCTCTGGAGGGACTGCTTCTTGACACCATCGGCGGGGCTTTGTCTTTCCTTTTGTCTGGCATGAGTCCTCGggcctccatcttcttcttctcctttgccaCCATTAAGACAGTCGATGATCATTGCGGGTTGTGGCTCCCTGGAAACCTTTTCCACGTTATCTTCAAGAACAATACAGCATACCACGACGTGCACCATCAGCTCTATGGAAACAAGTACAACTACTCGCAGCCATTCTTCGTCATGTGGGATCGCATCTTGGGCACTTACATGCCATACACATTGGAGAAGAGGGCTGATGGGGGTTTTGAAGCCAGACCTTGTAAAGACTCCAAGGATGATTAA
- the LOC112803559 gene encoding uncharacterized protein has protein sequence MTKTIEALKSGEISSGRGLNQETALKRAGDTRWDSHYGTILRLISLFPSVVNVLEYVEEDGNNSEQRAEACHLLNVIQSFEFIFNLHLMKNILGVTNELSQALQRNDQDIVNAMALVKVSKQRLQNIRDDEVNTELLLCITCLNPRHSFFAFDKEKLIQLAQFYPLEFSSTQLLALDSQLENFILDVRSDDHFSDLNGIGALSQKLVETRKNIMDESQSNSQLQDNAAQDSQTGSSRAAYFLNPGFFYSEGFVEKANILMSLLDLFDIDTFCDDSVAAIKEIQLYRDRKVLEGKVL, from the exons ATGACTAAGACAATTGAAGCATTAAAAAGTGGAGAAATTTCTAGTGGGCGTGGTTTGAATCAAGAAACAGCTTTAAAAAGAGCTGGAGACACTAGATGGGATTCACACTATGGAACTATACTtagattaatttctttatttccttctGTGGTTAATGTTCTTGAATATGTTGAGGAAGATGGAAATAATTCAGAACAAAGAGCTGAAGCATGTCATTTATTGAATGTCATTCAATCCTTTGAATTTATTTTCAACTTGCACTTGATGAAAAATATATTGGGAGTTACTAATGAGTTATCTCAGGCATTACAAAGGAATGATCAAGATATTGTAAATGCTATGGCATTAGTCAAAGTGTCTAAGCAACGATTGCAAAATATAAGAGATGATG AGGTGAATACTGAATTGCTTCTTTGCATAACTTGTTTGAATCCAAGACACTCATTTTTTGCATTTGATAAGGAGAAGTTGATCCAGTTAGCTCAATTTTATCCATTAGAATTTTCTTCCACTCAACTTTTGGCACTTGACAGTCAACTTGAGAACTTCATACTAGATGTGCGTTCTGATGATCATTTCTCGGACTTAAATGGAATTGGTGCTCTTTCTCAGAAGTTGGTTGAGACTCGAAAGAATATT ATGGATGAATCACAAAGTAATTCACAGCTACAAGATAATGCTGCTCAAGATTCTCAAACTGGTTCTTCTAGAG CAGCTTACTTTTTGAATCCAGGTTTCTTCTATAGTGAGGGTTTTGTTGAAAAGGCAAATATTTTGATGTCTTTACTTGATTTATTTGATATTGACACCTTTTGCGATGACTCAGTTGCCGCAATAAAAGAGATACAGTTGTATCGAGATCGAAAAGTTTTGGAAGGGAAAGTGCTTTGA